One genomic region from Ornithinimicrobium flavum encodes:
- a CDS encoding M13 family metallopeptidase — MHSGIDHDHLNPDVRPQDDLFEHVNGGWLATATIPDDRSRYGSFDLLREQAEAAVRELIETAARAEPGLDTPAGKVGALYASFMDEERVAALGRDPLVEPLRVVGGVVTPSDVVRLSGRMQREGLPGLVNPWVTADAGSPEDYIVYLHQGGLGLPDEAYYTAPEHAAVRDAYRAYLRTLLELAAPALTAAGLDLGAEAVERVYALEERIADAHWDRVAARDAVRSYTRVSAAELAELAPGWDWDAYAEGLGAPEGALAHVVARQPDVLTAMGIALTEVPVADWQAWLAVRTVDGLAPYLDDELVAAHFAFHGTALSGTPANKERWKRGVALVESLLGEAAGELYVAAHYPPEAHARMTELVAHVTEAFRRRIGELEWMGPQTREKALEKLAAFRPKVGHPPTFRDYTAYELDPEDLVGNVRRGAAFETDRELAKIGRPIDRDEWLMTPQTVNAYYHPMLNEIVFPAAILQPPFFDVDADDAVNYGGIGAVIAHEIGHGFDDQGSRYAGDGSLTDWWTEQDRARFDERAQRLVAQFSALSPRDIPGEEATVNGGLTVGENIGDLCGLELAHLAYTIANDGTAPELDGWTGDQRFFLGWGSVWRAMARPEEARRLLSVDPHAPADLRANTVRNVDAFHEAFGTAEGDGLWLAPQDRVRVF; from the coding sequence ATGCACTCCGGGATCGACCACGACCACCTGAACCCTGACGTCCGTCCCCAGGACGACCTCTTCGAGCACGTCAACGGGGGGTGGCTGGCGACGGCGACGATCCCGGACGACCGCTCCCGCTACGGCTCCTTCGACCTGCTGCGCGAGCAGGCCGAGGCGGCGGTCCGCGAGCTGATCGAGACGGCCGCCCGGGCCGAGCCGGGGCTGGACACGCCCGCGGGCAAGGTCGGCGCTCTCTACGCCAGCTTCATGGACGAGGAGCGGGTCGCCGCCCTCGGCCGGGACCCGCTGGTCGAGCCCCTGCGGGTCGTCGGGGGGGTCGTCACCCCCTCCGACGTGGTCCGGCTGAGCGGCCGGATGCAGCGTGAGGGGCTGCCCGGCCTGGTCAACCCGTGGGTGACGGCGGACGCGGGCAGCCCGGAGGACTACATCGTCTATCTGCACCAGGGTGGTCTCGGCCTGCCGGATGAGGCCTACTACACCGCGCCCGAGCACGCCGCCGTCCGGGACGCCTACCGCGCCTACCTCCGGACCCTGCTCGAGCTCGCCGCGCCGGCGCTGACGGCAGCCGGTCTCGACCTCGGCGCCGAGGCGGTGGAGCGTGTCTACGCCCTCGAGGAGCGGATCGCGGACGCCCACTGGGACCGGGTCGCCGCCCGCGACGCCGTCCGCTCCTACACCCGGGTGTCGGCCGCGGAGCTGGCTGAGCTGGCCCCGGGCTGGGACTGGGACGCCTACGCCGAGGGCCTGGGCGCACCCGAGGGCGCGCTGGCCCACGTCGTGGCGCGCCAGCCGGACGTCCTCACCGCGATGGGGATCGCCCTCACGGAGGTGCCCGTCGCCGACTGGCAGGCCTGGCTCGCCGTCCGTACCGTCGACGGTCTGGCGCCCTACCTCGACGACGAGCTGGTCGCCGCCCACTTCGCCTTCCACGGCACCGCGCTCAGCGGCACCCCGGCCAACAAGGAGCGCTGGAAGCGGGGCGTCGCGCTGGTCGAGTCGTTGCTGGGTGAGGCCGCCGGGGAGCTCTACGTCGCCGCGCACTACCCGCCGGAGGCCCACGCGCGGATGACCGAGCTGGTCGCCCACGTCACCGAGGCCTTCCGCCGTCGGATCGGCGAGCTGGAGTGGATGGGCCCGCAGACCCGTGAGAAGGCGTTGGAGAAGCTGGCCGCCTTCCGCCCGAAGGTCGGGCACCCGCCCACCTTCCGCGACTACACCGCCTACGAGCTGGACCCCGAGGACCTCGTCGGGAACGTGCGGCGGGGCGCGGCCTTCGAGACCGACCGGGAGCTGGCCAAGATCGGCCGGCCGATCGACCGGGACGAGTGGCTGATGACGCCCCAGACGGTCAACGCCTACTACCACCCGATGCTCAACGAGATCGTCTTCCCGGCCGCGATCCTGCAGCCCCCGTTCTTCGACGTGGACGCCGACGACGCCGTCAACTACGGCGGCATCGGCGCGGTCATCGCGCACGAGATCGGCCACGGCTTCGACGACCAGGGCAGCCGCTACGCCGGCGACGGGTCGCTCACCGACTGGTGGACCGAGCAGGACCGGGCGCGGTTCGACGAGCGGGCCCAGCGCCTGGTCGCGCAGTTCTCCGCGCTCTCGCCGCGGGACATCCCCGGCGAGGAGGCCACCGTCAACGGCGGCCTGACGGTGGGCGAGAACATCGGGGACCTCTGCGGCCTGGAGCTGGCCCACCTGGCCTACACGATCGCCAACGACGGGACGGCCCCGGAGCTCGACGGGTGGACGGGTGACCAGCGGTTCTTCCTGGGCTGGGGCTCGGTGTGGCGGGCGATGGCCCGTCCCGAGGAGGCGCGCCGGCTGCTGTCGGTGGATCCGCACGCCCCCGCGGACCTGCGCGCCAACACCGTGCGCAACGTGGACGCCTTCCACGAGGCCTTCGGCACGGCCGAGGGCGACGGGCTCTGGCTGGCGCCGCAGGACCGGGTGCGCGTCTTCTGA
- the menD gene encoding 2-succinyl-5-enolpyruvyl-6-hydroxy-3-cyclohexene-1-carboxylic-acid synthase, which translates to MHPSTALATVLVDELVRGGVREAVLAPGSRSAPLAYALEAAERAGRLRLHVRVDERSAGFLALGMARATGLPVPVVTTSGTAVTNLHPAVLEAHHAGVPLVVVSADRPAELRGTGANQTTVQPGLFGRAVRWETDLPAPGAVDDAAGAFWRTTVCRALAAATGRTDPYGGGPVHIDVAFRDPLAPDPADGGGPALGRGPAGPGGLGGREDGGPWTRAEAVPGVAGRPVDPDGDTGGRTLVLLGDLPEPALTRRALLWAEDAGWPVLAEPFGVLPVGGTVVPHGVLLAARLAAGDPELEARLAPDRVVVVGRLTLFRELGALLRRPGTVVEQVSPAAAWTDPSHVVHRVHGAGVLGVPPARAKGWQDWVDAWVGAGRALTPGVRQATQGATGPGVAAAVAAVLGEDDVLVLGSSNAPRDLALAHDGTGSAARVVASRGLAGIDGTVSTAVGVALTTSGRTVALMGDLTFLHDTNGLLIGPAEPVPDLTVVVVDDDGGGIFSTLEYGEPARSATAEAVAATERIFGTPHGTDLAALCAAHGVDHRRVGTTEELARALAEPAGGLRVLVVPVDRSTHRALRDRVRALRG; encoded by the coding sequence GTGCACCCCTCGACCGCGCTCGCGACCGTCCTCGTCGACGAGCTCGTCCGAGGCGGGGTGCGGGAGGCGGTGCTGGCCCCGGGGTCCCGCTCCGCGCCGCTGGCCTACGCCCTGGAGGCGGCCGAGCGCGCCGGGCGGCTGCGGCTGCACGTGCGGGTCGACGAACGCTCGGCAGGTTTCCTGGCGCTCGGTATGGCGCGCGCCACCGGGCTGCCGGTGCCGGTCGTCACCACCTCCGGCACCGCGGTCACCAACCTGCACCCGGCCGTCCTGGAGGCGCACCACGCCGGGGTGCCGCTCGTCGTTGTCTCCGCCGACCGCCCGGCCGAGCTGCGCGGCACGGGGGCGAACCAGACCACCGTCCAGCCCGGGCTCTTCGGCCGGGCCGTCCGGTGGGAGACCGACCTGCCGGCCCCCGGGGCGGTGGACGACGCGGCCGGGGCCTTCTGGCGGACCACCGTCTGCCGGGCGCTCGCCGCCGCCACAGGTCGCACCGACCCCTACGGCGGGGGTCCGGTGCACATCGACGTGGCCTTCCGCGACCCCCTCGCGCCGGACCCGGCGGACGGGGGCGGGCCGGCGCTCGGCCGGGGGCCGGCAGGGCCCGGTGGGCTCGGTGGCCGGGAGGACGGCGGGCCGTGGACGCGCGCGGAGGCCGTGCCGGGGGTGGCCGGCCGACCGGTCGACCCGGACGGGGACACCGGCGGGCGCACCCTCGTGCTGCTGGGGGATCTGCCGGAGCCGGCGCTGACGCGCCGTGCGCTGCTCTGGGCCGAGGACGCCGGGTGGCCTGTGCTGGCCGAACCCTTCGGCGTCCTGCCCGTCGGGGGGACGGTCGTGCCGCACGGGGTGCTGCTCGCGGCCCGGCTGGCGGCGGGTGACCCCGAGCTGGAGGCGCGGCTGGCCCCCGACCGCGTCGTGGTGGTCGGGCGGCTCACGCTCTTCCGCGAGCTGGGGGCGCTGCTGCGGCGGCCGGGGACGGTCGTCGAGCAGGTCTCGCCCGCCGCGGCCTGGACCGACCCGTCCCACGTGGTGCACCGGGTGCACGGGGCCGGGGTGCTGGGCGTCCCGCCCGCCAGGGCGAAGGGGTGGCAGGACTGGGTGGACGCGTGGGTGGGGGCGGGGCGGGCCCTCACGCCGGGGGTGCGGCAGGCCACGCAGGGGGCGACCGGGCCGGGCGTCGCGGCGGCGGTGGCGGCGGTGCTGGGCGAGGACGACGTGCTCGTCCTCGGCTCGTCCAACGCGCCGCGCGACCTGGCCCTGGCCCACGACGGCACCGGGTCCGCGGCCCGCGTGGTCGCCTCCCGCGGCCTCGCGGGCATCGACGGCACCGTGTCCACCGCGGTGGGGGTGGCTCTCACGACCTCCGGACGCACCGTCGCCCTCATGGGGGACCTGACCTTCCTGCACGACACCAACGGGCTGCTCATCGGCCCGGCGGAGCCGGTGCCCGACCTGACCGTCGTCGTGGTCGACGACGACGGCGGCGGCATCTTCAGCACCCTCGAGTACGGCGAGCCGGCCCGGTCGGCCACGGCCGAGGCGGTCGCCGCCACCGAGCGGATCTTCGGCACCCCGCACGGCACCGACCTGGCAGCGCTGTGCGCCGCCCACGGGGTCGACCACCGGCGGGTCGGGACCACGGAGGAGCTCGCGCGGGCCCTCGCCGAGCCGGCCGGCGGTCTGAGGGTGCTGGTCGTGCCGGTCGACCGGTCCACGCACCGCGCCCTGCGCGACCGGGTCCGGGCGTTGCGTGGCTGA
- a CDS encoding helicase-associated domain-containing protein codes for MGTLRSLADDLRARSDAELVALLEARPDLARPAPADVTALAARATTRASLHRALDGLDLAHLQALEAVVVASPCEAAQVAALLATDERRAGELLDRLVLLALCWRSPEGVRATRAVAQVLGEEDDRPGGPGPAATGSAATTFGPAGLGPAGPEVPEGDALDAALAATDGPARHLLDALTWGPATGALSRSGPMAAAGTALVEAGLLLRVDEDHVVLPRQVALALRGGRLHRHPAVDPPRVPTSHVAQEVVDAAAGGRAGDLVVLVTEIVDRWGVRPPRVLRSGGLAVRDLHRLAAHLEIPEAETAWLLETAHAAGLLGVDDRRGDEPSWVPTTDADGWLLVDAGERWARLAAAWWSMSAAPSLVGSGEGGRVNALTTATSYPPARRRRHDALAALAALPPGAVADAEHLGELLRWRHPIRAARAGGDPASGPEVVLREAEWAGMTGRGALSTPGRLLLAGAQDTSDQERLAAAARAMEPLVPPAVDHVLLQADLTAVAPGRLDGAARTLLHLVSDIESRGGASVHRFTETSVRRALDAGWSADRLLTELAAVSRTGVPQPLDYLVRDVARRHGQATVGACAAYLRSDDPALLDRVEHDRALSVLQWRRVAPTVLVSPVPAPTVVDLLREEQYGPVVEGAGGGAELFPQTARRVQRRAAAPVRVSGVDRQVATAVVGIVRRGEGAAERGSEDLATDPVVIAATLREAVAEGGACWIGYADDAGGVATHLVRPLGLEAGRVRAAVGDGDVVRSFGLHRITGVRPAG; via the coding sequence GTGGGGACCCTGAGGTCGCTGGCCGACGACCTGCGCGCCCGGTCCGACGCCGAGCTCGTGGCCCTGCTGGAGGCCCGTCCGGACCTCGCCCGCCCGGCACCGGCCGACGTCACCGCCCTGGCCGCCCGCGCGACGACGCGGGCCTCCCTCCACCGCGCGCTCGACGGGCTGGACCTGGCCCACCTCCAGGCGCTGGAGGCCGTGGTGGTGGCCTCGCCGTGCGAGGCGGCCCAGGTCGCCGCCCTCCTGGCCACCGACGAGCGACGGGCGGGCGAGCTGCTCGACCGGCTGGTCCTGCTCGCCCTGTGCTGGCGCTCCCCGGAAGGGGTGCGCGCCACCCGGGCCGTGGCCCAGGTGCTGGGCGAGGAGGACGACCGGCCCGGCGGCCCCGGCCCGGCGGCCACCGGGTCGGCGGCGACGACGTTCGGACCGGCGGGGCTCGGACCAGCCGGGCCGGAGGTCCCGGAGGGTGACGCCCTGGACGCCGCCCTGGCCGCGACCGACGGACCGGCCCGGCACCTGCTCGACGCCCTGACCTGGGGTCCGGCCACCGGGGCGCTGAGCCGCAGCGGCCCGATGGCGGCCGCCGGGACCGCCCTGGTGGAGGCCGGGCTGCTGCTGCGGGTCGACGAGGACCACGTGGTGCTGCCGCGACAGGTGGCCCTGGCGCTCCGGGGTGGCCGGCTCCACCGGCACCCCGCCGTGGACCCGCCCCGGGTGCCGACCTCCCACGTGGCGCAGGAGGTGGTCGACGCCGCCGCCGGTGGCCGGGCCGGCGACCTGGTCGTCCTGGTCACCGAGATCGTCGACCGGTGGGGCGTGCGTCCCCCGCGCGTCCTGCGCTCCGGCGGTCTGGCCGTCCGCGACCTGCACCGGCTGGCGGCCCACCTGGAGATCCCGGAGGCCGAGACGGCCTGGCTGCTGGAGACCGCCCACGCGGCCGGTCTGCTCGGCGTCGACGACCGCCGCGGCGACGAGCCGTCGTGGGTGCCGACCACCGACGCCGACGGCTGGCTGCTGGTCGACGCGGGCGAGCGGTGGGCCCGGCTGGCGGCGGCCTGGTGGTCCATGTCGGCGGCCCCCTCCCTGGTCGGGTCGGGCGAGGGAGGCCGGGTCAACGCGCTCACCACGGCGACCTCCTACCCGCCGGCCCGGCGGCGGCGGCACGACGCCCTGGCCGCGCTGGCCGCGCTGCCCCCCGGCGCGGTGGCCGACGCCGAGCACCTGGGCGAGCTGCTGCGCTGGCGGCACCCGATCCGGGCCGCGCGGGCCGGCGGTGACCCCGCCTCGGGTCCGGAGGTCGTCCTGCGCGAGGCGGAGTGGGCCGGCATGACGGGCCGGGGCGCGCTGTCGACGCCCGGGCGCCTGCTCCTCGCCGGGGCCCAGGACACCTCGGACCAGGAGCGCCTCGCGGCGGCTGCCCGGGCGATGGAGCCGCTGGTCCCGCCCGCCGTGGACCACGTGCTCCTGCAGGCCGACCTCACCGCGGTCGCCCCCGGGCGCCTGGACGGGGCCGCCCGCACCCTGCTGCACCTGGTGAGCGACATCGAGTCCCGCGGGGGCGCCAGCGTGCACCGGTTCACCGAGACCAGCGTGCGACGGGCCCTGGACGCCGGCTGGTCCGCCGACCGGCTGCTCACCGAGCTGGCGGCGGTGTCCCGCACCGGCGTCCCCCAGCCCCTGGACTACCTCGTGCGGGACGTCGCCCGGCGCCACGGCCAGGCCACCGTCGGCGCCTGCGCCGCCTACCTGCGCTCCGACGACCCCGCCCTGCTCGACCGCGTCGAGCACGACCGCGCCCTGTCGGTGCTGCAGTGGCGGCGCGTCGCCCCCACGGTGCTCGTGAGCCCCGTGCCCGCCCCCACCGTCGTCGACCTGCTGCGCGAGGAGCAGTACGGCCCGGTGGTCGAGGGCGCGGGCGGTGGTGCCGAGCTGTTCCCGCAGACCGCCCGGCGGGTCCAGCGACGGGCCGCTGCCCCGGTGCGGGTGTCCGGCGTGGACCGGCAGGTCGCCACGGCGGTGGTGGGGATCGTGCGGCGTGGCGAGGGGGCTGCGGAGCGCGGGTCCGAGGACCTGGCCACCGACCCCGTGGTCATCGCCGCCACCCTGCGCGAGGCCGTGGCCGAGGGTGGGGCCTGCTGGATCGGGTATGCCGACGACGCGGGCGGGGTGGCGACCCACCTCGTGCGGCCGCTGGGCCTGGAGGCCGGTCGGGTGCGCGCCGCGGTGGGGGACGGGGACGTGGTGCGGTCCTTCGGGCTGCACCGGATCACCGGGGTCCGCCCCGCCGGCTGA
- a CDS encoding DUF302 domain-containing protein: MPCRSTRRSRAATLKAKLDVDVPAHVVLGACRPALAHRALQIDPAVATVLPCNVAVRDLGDGTTRVEAFDPDAMQQLAGEALAEVAADARERLSAALRSLG; encoded by the coding sequence GTGCCCTGCAGATCGACCCGGCGGTCGCGGGCGGCCACGCTCAAGGCCAAGCTGGACGTCGACGTGCCCGCCCACGTCGTGCTCGGGGCGTGCCGGCCGGCGCTGGCGCACCGTGCCCTGCAGATCGACCCGGCGGTCGCGACGGTCCTGCCCTGCAACGTCGCCGTCCGTGACCTGGGCGACGGCACGACCCGGGTCGAGGCCTTCGACCCCGACGCCATGCAGCAGCTGGCCGGGGAAGCCCTGGCCGAGGTCGCCGCGGACGCCCGGGAGCGGCTGTCGGCGGCGCTGCGCTCCCTGGGATGA
- a CDS encoding gluconokinase, translated as MASSFEIDLKDADAPLVLALDVGSSATRGMIYDAQGRPVGRRAKVSHSFTVVPGGGSEIDPDQVVTEIEQVMEELLGGLRKEQVAAVAIDTFASSLVVVDADGSPLTPCYTYADARPGSQVEGLRKELSEERLQQRTGTRVHASYWPARLRWLSAEQPEVMERAAHFLSLGDYVLRALTGALGTGTSTAAWTGLVDRHTAQWYPELVEICGIGLEQLPPIHHLDQPLEIGDKQRARLARRWPALADARWFAAIADGLAANVGLGAHDETAIGASCATSGALRVLVRVMPEELPPGLWCYRVSHDRSLIGGALNDVGRALAWAEVTLALDQVDPDDLAEALTAEPHETTPLVLPFFTGERSTGWAADARAVMTGVTAASTPAEVYRGVLEGIALAYARIAAQLREVAPQPEKLYAGGSVAAGHPELMRVLADAMRTPVTPVTIKRSTLHGTALLALESVAPGVRRARPDRGTTLTPDYDRRPYYTERFERFARVYDALYG; from the coding sequence ATGGCCTCGAGCTTCGAGATCGACCTCAAGGACGCCGACGCTCCCCTGGTGCTCGCCCTGGACGTCGGCTCCTCCGCCACCAGGGGCATGATCTACGACGCGCAGGGACGGCCGGTCGGCCGGCGCGCCAAGGTCTCCCACTCCTTCACCGTGGTCCCCGGCGGGGGCTCGGAGATCGACCCCGACCAGGTGGTCACCGAGATCGAGCAGGTGATGGAGGAGCTGCTGGGGGGCCTGCGCAAGGAGCAGGTCGCCGCGGTGGCGATCGACACCTTCGCCTCGTCCCTGGTCGTCGTCGACGCCGACGGCTCGCCCCTCACCCCCTGCTACACGTATGCCGACGCCCGTCCCGGCTCCCAGGTGGAGGGGCTGCGGAAGGAGCTGTCGGAGGAGCGCCTCCAGCAGCGCACGGGCACCCGCGTGCACGCGAGCTACTGGCCCGCGCGGCTGCGCTGGCTGTCGGCCGAGCAGCCGGAGGTCATGGAGCGGGCCGCGCACTTCCTGTCGCTGGGCGACTACGTGCTGCGGGCGCTCACCGGTGCCCTCGGCACGGGCACCTCGACGGCGGCGTGGACCGGCCTCGTCGACCGGCACACGGCGCAGTGGTACCCCGAGCTGGTGGAGATCTGCGGGATCGGCCTGGAGCAGCTGCCGCCGATCCACCACCTGGACCAGCCCCTGGAGATCGGTGACAAGCAGCGCGCCCGGCTGGCCCGGCGCTGGCCGGCCCTCGCGGACGCCCGCTGGTTCGCCGCCATCGCCGACGGCCTGGCCGCCAACGTCGGGCTCGGCGCGCACGACGAGACCGCCATCGGCGCCTCCTGCGCGACGTCCGGGGCGCTGCGGGTGCTCGTGCGCGTCATGCCCGAGGAGCTCCCCCCGGGCCTGTGGTGCTACCGCGTCTCCCACGACCGCTCCCTCATCGGCGGGGCTCTCAACGACGTCGGCCGGGCCCTGGCCTGGGCCGAGGTGACCCTGGCCCTGGACCAGGTGGACCCGGACGACCTCGCGGAGGCGCTCACGGCCGAGCCGCACGAGACGACCCCGCTCGTGCTGCCCTTCTTCACCGGCGAGCGCAGCACCGGATGGGCCGCCGACGCCCGCGCGGTGATGACGGGGGTCACGGCCGCCTCCACCCCCGCCGAGGTCTACCGCGGGGTGCTCGAGGGCATCGCCCTGGCCTACGCCCGCATCGCCGCCCAGCTCCGGGAGGTGGCCCCGCAGCCGGAGAAGCTCTACGCCGGCGGCTCGGTGGCCGCCGGCCACCCCGAGCTGATGCGGGTGCTGGCCGACGCCATGCGCACCCCGGTGACCCCGGTGACGATCAAGCGCTCCACGCTGCACGGCACGGCCCTGCTGGCCCTGGAGTCCGTGGCCCCCGGGGTGCGGCGGGCCCGGCCCGACCGGGGCACGACGCTCACGCCCGACTACGACCGGCGCCCCTACTACACCGAGCGCTTCGAGCGCTTCGCCAGGGTCTATGACGCCCTCTACGGGTGA
- a CDS encoding GPP34 family phosphoprotein: MLLGEELILLLLDDDSGRWLVPRRAVRRAARVALVVELLARRAISLDDDGLLVPGLPGATGGDPVLDSAATQVAGHRPQELTEPDRRELRVLVERLRGRGVLRRGYLWWRRHLPRDGHPEAGVRARLLEALTVRLRPDRHTALLVAIVFEMDLLARLFPDHDPTALAMRAATITSQLRDDAHYFPSTLEQDAAGRDGLGLSGLADGAGTILDGVGAGLEALDLMVTAGRLLLAPVRVVFRLLGDLP; encoded by the coding sequence ATGCTGCTGGGGGAAGAGCTCATCCTGCTCCTGCTCGACGACGACTCGGGGCGGTGGCTCGTGCCGCGCCGTGCGGTGCGTCGCGCGGCCCGGGTGGCGCTGGTCGTCGAGCTGCTCGCCCGTCGGGCGATCTCGTTGGACGACGACGGTCTGCTCGTGCCGGGTCTCCCGGGTGCGACCGGCGGCGACCCGGTGCTGGACAGCGCGGCGACCCAGGTGGCGGGCCACCGGCCGCAGGAGCTGACCGAGCCGGACCGTCGTGAGCTGAGGGTGCTGGTGGAGCGGCTGAGGGGGAGAGGGGTGCTCCGCCGGGGCTACCTGTGGTGGCGCCGGCACCTGCCGCGGGACGGCCACCCCGAGGCCGGGGTGAGGGCCCGGTTGCTGGAGGCCCTGACCGTCCGTCTGCGTCCGGACCGGCACACCGCCCTCCTCGTGGCCATCGTCTTCGAGATGGACCTGCTGGCCCGGCTCTTCCCCGACCACGACCCGACGGCCCTGGCGATGCGGGCAGCCACCATCACCAGCCAGCTGCGGGACGACGCCCACTACTTCCCCAGCACCCTCGAGCAGGATGCCGCCGGCCGGGACGGCCTGGGCCTCTCCGGTCTGGCGGACGGGGCCGGGACGATTCTGGACGGGGTGGGAGCGGGCCTGGAGGCGCTCGATCTCATGGTGACGGCCGGCCGGCTGCTGCTCGCGCCCGTACGGGTGGTGTTCCGCCTGCTCGGGGATCTGCCCTGA
- the trxA gene encoding thioredoxin translates to MATKDLTATDFASTLENDEIVLVDWWASWCGPCRMFAPVYEAASEQHEDIVFGKVDTEAERELSASAQIMSIPTLMAFRQGILVFEQAGALPAPALEQVIQAVRDLDMDDVHRQLAERSAAEVQEGAAR, encoded by the coding sequence ATGGCCACCAAGGACCTGACCGCCACCGACTTCGCCAGCACCCTCGAGAACGACGAGATCGTCCTCGTCGACTGGTGGGCCTCATGGTGCGGCCCGTGCCGGATGTTCGCCCCCGTGTACGAGGCGGCGAGCGAGCAGCACGAGGACATCGTCTTCGGCAAGGTGGACACCGAGGCCGAGCGTGAGCTGTCGGCCTCCGCGCAGATCATGTCGATCCCCACGCTCATGGCCTTCCGCCAGGGCATCCTGGTCTTCGAGCAGGCCGGCGCGCTCCCCGCGCCCGCCCTGGAGCAGGTCATCCAGGCCGTCCGCGACCTCGACATGGACGACGTGCACCGCCAGCTCGCCGAGCGGTCGGCCGCCGAGGTCCAGGAGGGGGCGGCGCGATGA
- a CDS encoding ABC transporter permease: MSAHSRPGALAGLAPLVRLALRRGRWPYLAWVVMLAVTVPAVAAAYETVVDPRNADVLIASMTANPTMRAMLGPPFELSTAGGFTVWRVGTFVATMAGIMAILGVVRSTRADEEEGRTELLLSGSLGRHVPLLAAVLVALAACGALGLLVTLGMVATGQPTAGSVAFGLGTGLVGAVFVGVGAVAAQLTGSARAARSVALWTLGAAYTVRAVADAAQEGSTVRSLAWLSPVQWMALARPYAQERWWVLLIPLLCTVLLLGAALALQERRDHGAGLWATRPGRAGAPRSLASPLALSWRLHRGGVLGWTLGLVLLATALGSLSTSFETMFEETPALRAVLERMSGGTTVLAEAFFVAMLSLVAVVTGVLAVSIFQRLATEEDSGRAELVLSTPTARLRLLLSHLLPAAVAPTALLVLTGAVLSLHLARTEGDWSWVGRIAGAGAALAPGGLVVLGLAVLLHGWAPRLAWLVWVVVGWSLLMVWVGAILDLPGWVTGLTPWAPLPLLPTDAMDWPAVLGTTAVAVVLTAAGALGYRRRDIAAT, encoded by the coding sequence ATGAGCGCCCACAGCCGCCCGGGCGCCCTCGCCGGGCTGGCTCCGCTGGTCCGCCTCGCCCTGCGGCGGGGTCGCTGGCCCTACCTCGCCTGGGTGGTCATGCTGGCGGTCACGGTCCCCGCCGTCGCCGCCGCCTACGAGACGGTCGTCGACCCGCGCAACGCCGACGTCCTCATCGCCTCGATGACCGCCAACCCCACCATGCGGGCGATGCTCGGACCACCCTTCGAGCTGTCCACCGCCGGAGGGTTCACGGTCTGGCGGGTGGGCACGTTCGTCGCGACGATGGCCGGGATCATGGCGATCCTCGGCGTCGTCCGCTCCACCCGGGCCGACGAGGAGGAGGGCCGCACCGAGCTCCTGCTCTCGGGGTCGCTCGGTCGGCACGTCCCCCTGCTGGCCGCCGTCCTGGTGGCGCTGGCCGCCTGCGGTGCGCTCGGGCTGCTCGTCACGCTCGGTATGGTGGCGACCGGCCAGCCGACCGCAGGGTCGGTCGCCTTCGGGCTGGGGACCGGGCTCGTCGGGGCGGTCTTCGTCGGGGTCGGCGCCGTCGCCGCCCAGCTCACGGGCTCCGCCCGGGCGGCACGCTCGGTCGCCCTGTGGACGCTGGGCGCCGCATACACCGTGCGGGCCGTCGCCGACGCCGCGCAGGAGGGCAGCACGGTCCGCAGCCTCGCCTGGCTCTCCCCCGTCCAGTGGATGGCGCTGGCCAGGCCCTACGCGCAGGAACGCTGGTGGGTGCTCCTCATCCCCCTGCTGTGCACGGTGCTCCTGCTGGGCGCGGCCCTCGCCCTGCAGGAGCGACGGGACCACGGCGCCGGCCTCTGGGCGACCCGTCCGGGGCGGGCGGGGGCCCCAAGGAGCCTGGCCTCCCCGCTGGCGCTGTCCTGGCGGCTCCACCGCGGCGGCGTGCTGGGCTGGACCCTGGGGCTGGTGCTGCTGGCTACGGCCCTGGGCTCGCTGTCGACGAGCTTCGAGACGATGTTCGAGGAGACGCCGGCCCTCCGCGCCGTCCTGGAACGCATGAGCGGCGGCACGACCGTGCTGGCGGAGGCCTTCTTCGTGGCCATGCTCAGCCTCGTGGCCGTCGTGACGGGGGTGCTCGCGGTCAGCATCTTCCAGCGTCTGGCCACCGAGGAGGACTCCGGCCGCGCCGAGCTCGTGCTCTCGACCCCCACCGCTCGGCTGCGTCTCCTCCTCTCCCACCTCCTCCCCGCGGCGGTGGCGCCGACCGCCCTGCTCGTGCTCACCGGCGCCGTGCTGAGCCTGCACCTGGCCCGCACGGAGGGGGACTGGTCCTGGGTGGGCCGCATCGCCGGGGCCGGAGCCGCTCTCGCGCCCGGTGGTCTGGTCGTGCTCGGCCTCGCCGTGCTCCTGCACGGATGGGCGCCACGCCTGGCCTGGCTGGTGTGGGTCGTCGTCGGCTGGAGCCTGCTCATGGTATGGGTCGGCGCGATCCTCGACCTGCCGGGCTGGGTGACCGGGCTCACCCCCTGGGCCCCCCTGCCGCTCCTGCCGACCGACGCCATGGACTGGCCCGCCGTGCTCGGCACCACCGCCGTGGCGGTGGTCCTCACCGCGGCTGGGGCCCTGGGCTACCGGCGGCGGGACATCGCGGCCACCTGA
- a CDS encoding DUF6767 domain-containing protein, translating into MSPPGARRAPTPQCPIRPGDPCSLCQPGVTGPQDCGLVYLVMDDPEMREELAGRRRRAADRRRTARSTPG; encoded by the coding sequence ATGAGCCCGCCCGGCGCGCGGCGGGCCCCCACGCCGCAGTGCCCCATACGCCCCGGTGACCCCTGCAGCCTCTGCCAGCCCGGCGTGACCGGGCCGCAGGACTGCGGTCTGGTCTACCTCGTCATGGACGACCCGGAGATGCGGGAGGAGCTCGCGGGCCGCCGTCGCCGGGCCGCCGACCGTCGCCGTACCGCGCGGTCCACCCCGGGCTGA